The Fusarium fujikuroi IMI 58289 draft genome, chromosome FFUJ_chr01 sequence GCTACCTGCAGTGGCTGCCAATCATGGGTCCACAACTCATGACATGCCGTCTTCACGACACAATCAATGAACCTCCATTCTACATCTACATCTGCTTTCTTATCAACAATAGACCAACTCTCTCAATATGGACTCGCAAGCTTCTATCCAATCCGCGCCGTCACAAGGCGAAGCATCACCAATACCAAATCTTAAAGATCGACTTCCGAGGCTCGAACCTCGAAAGCGACGCTCAGCTACCTCCAATCCTACTCCCATTCCCGAAACACCCGCCTTACCAACGCCACCCGATACGTCCAACTGGACTTTCAAAACACCGTCGCGAAGAATTTTATCAAAAGGGGACCATGAtatcttcttgtcctcaccAACATGTAAGCTCATTACGGCCTGGGTATTTGGGCTAGCAGAGTCTGTGGTCGACACTCCCAACTCTGCAGTTCGAGACACCGACCTCAGCAGCCCTCTCAAGGTCATACTACATATCCTCGATGAGACGGAGCAGCTAGTAGCCAAGTCACCTCCGAACGAACAAGGTGGATCAAGATTTGGTAACAAGGCGTTTCGCggccttctcgagctcgCGCAAAGCAACTGTGCAGCTTGGCATCGAGATATCGGCGTCCAAGACGAGGGAGCTATCGCCGAACTTTCCACATACTTCTGTCAGTCTTTCGGTAACGGAAATCGAATCGACTATGGATCTGGTCATGAGTTGAACTTCATGACCTGGCTCCTTTGCCTTTACCAGCTGGGCTTGTTAGAGCAATCCGACTTCAAACCCCTCGTCCTCCGTGTATTCGTGCGCTACCTTGAGGTGATGCGTGTCATCCAGATGACTTATTACCTTGAGCCTGCCGGATCACATGGAGTTTGGGGACTTGATGATTACCAGTTTCTCCCTTTTCTTTTCGGTGCCACACAGCTTTTACACCACCCATACATTACCCCAAGAGCTATTCATCAAGACCTTACCCTTGAGGAGTTCGGTCACGACTATATGTATCTCGGTCAGGTCAGCTTTGTAAACAGTACAAAGACCGTCAAGGGTCTGAGATGGCACAGTCCCATGCTAGACGATATCTCATCAGCGAGATCGTGGACAAAGATCGATGGTGGCATGCGTCGCATGTTCGTCGCTGAAGTCTTGGGCAAGCTACCTGTCATGCAGCATTTCCTCTTCGGTTCTCTCGTGCCAGCAGCAGATGGCATGAGCGAAGATACAGGCACTGGGGAAGACGAGAATGCCGAACATGATCCACACGAGGGCCATGACCACACAGGAAAGGCTCACGATGGCACAGGTTGGGGTGATTGCTGTGGTATCAAGGTTCCGAGCAGTATCGCTGCTGCCCAAGAGATGAAAAAGAGAGGTGGTGATCAGGGATTGCGAAGGATCCCGTTCGACTAACGTCGCTACCGTCAAATCAACGATCAATACAAACTCACCAGGTTATAGACTTGTACCTCGCACGGTGATCTTGTGACACTTTACATTCCGTATGCAAATGAAGAATGGTGTCGTGATAGTCATTTGCTCGTTCTGACCAGCCTCTCCAGCTCCGTGGTCTAGAGTTCGTCACATGGAGTACAAGCAAAACGATGGGGTTGTAGTACGGCAACTGTGAGAGATCCCGCGAGATTTAACCTCTATTAAGTTCAAAATCTTAGGCTGATCCACACCTTACTAAGAAATGTTGACTGTAATCCATTGTGCAAACAAAGTGGTCAAACTCTCTAGGCCAGGTCACCAGTGAAGTTATAACGAACTCAGTAGCCCTTTTTTCAGCAGATGCAAGATACTCCAAAACAATCTGAAGGGCTTAAGGAGGCCGTGGGAGAAACAAAATATTAACTCGCCGATGTTCAGGTTCGAGGAAATCGTGCGAGCTCTCCATGACATGATCCCCACAGATCCAcggagaaagaaaaacatGAGATAAAAGACTCTTGACTTAAAGAATTTATCAGGATTGAGAACAAACTGCTTTGAGAGAGGAGGCCTCCGAGTTCATAGACAAGTTATCAGGTCAAAGCTGAGCCTGAATATAGACCACTTCCTGATTTCGACGTCTCATAGGAGGGGTTGGAAAGCAACAGGGGCAACCATGCATGTTAGACTTCAAATGCTGTAATTAATACGTTAGAATCTATTTCTAATCATGATTCCCCAGATGGATAACCCAGTCCTGCCTGGAGCTTTCGTTCAACCTCTAATCAACGCGGCTGGTACTTTGGCTCACCACAACGAAAGAAATACTCGTCAGTTACTCCACAAAAgctgtcgaggttgaggacCAGAAATAACAAAGAGGCCTCAGAGAACCTGCAACTTCATATCATAAGGCAAGCTTAGTAGTTTCCTAATCGTTGCCTTTTCACTTCCTAGTGCAAACGTTTTGGGTCTTCTAGCTGTCTAGGTGACCACTGGACGATTAGTATTGATTTTCACCATAGTACTTAGCGAGAGCGGCAAAGTTGACATCCAATTCTAATGAAGGGGGGCCCAGA is a genomic window containing:
- a CDS encoding related to phosphotyrosyl phosphatase activator PTPA, with the translated sequence MDSQASIQSAPSQGEASPIPNLKDRLPRLEPRKRRSATSNPTPIPETPALPTPPDTSNWTFKTPSRRILSKGDHDIFLSSPTCKLITAWVFGLAESVVDTPNSAVRDTDLSSPLKVILHILDETEQLVAKSPPNEQGGSRFGNKAFRGLLELAQSNCAAWHRDIGVQDEGAIAELSTYFCQSFGNGNRIDYGSGHELNFMTWLLCLYQLGLLEQSDFKPLVLRVFVRYLEVMRVIQMTYYLEPAGSHGVWGLDDYQFLPFLFGATQLLHHPYITPRAIHQDLTLEEFGHDYMYLGQVSFVNSTKTVKGLRWHSPMLDDISSARSWTKIDGGMRRMFVAEVLGKLPVMQHFLFGSLVPAADGMSEDTGTGEDENAEHDPHEGHDHTGKAHDGTGWGDCCGIKVPSSIAAAQEMKKRGGDQGLRRIPFD